In Tenacibaculum pacificus, a single window of DNA contains:
- a CDS encoding carbonic anhydrase, which yields MKTYFKFNLQSFLKLLFLFNLLTIYSCKDDSIKDFDENKNCNEIKWSYKGDIGPTYWASLCENFSECNGDKQTPIDINTTESNIDVSLSKIAINYNDTKTHILNNGHTIEFEYDKGSSITVNKTTYDLLQFHFHTGSEHLIDGKQFDAELHLVHKDSTDKLAVIGVFFEIGNSNTLLEKYMKNFPESKSQPDYKSDKVFNIKSILPANLQYYSYQGSLTTPPCSEIVSWHVLSNRITASAVQINRLKEIMGDNFRPVHPINDRKIKLSN from the coding sequence ATGAAAACCTACTTTAAATTTAATTTACAATCATTTTTAAAGCTATTATTTTTATTTAATTTACTAACAATTTATAGTTGTAAAGACGATTCAATAAAAGATTTTGATGAAAATAAAAATTGTAACGAAATTAAATGGAGCTATAAAGGAGATATTGGTCCTACATATTGGGCTAGTCTGTGTGAGAATTTTTCTGAATGTAATGGTGATAAACAAACGCCTATTGATATAAATACTACTGAATCGAACATAGATGTTTCACTAAGCAAAATTGCTATAAATTATAATGATACAAAAACACATATTCTTAATAATGGTCATACAATTGAATTTGAATATGATAAAGGTAGTAGTATAACCGTTAATAAAACTACTTATGATTTGTTGCAATTTCATTTTCATACGGGAAGTGAACATTTAATCGATGGTAAACAATTTGATGCAGAACTACATTTAGTTCATAAAGATTCAACCGATAAATTAGCTGTTATTGGTGTTTTCTTTGAAATAGGGAATAGTAATACTCTCTTAGAAAAATACATGAAAAATTTTCCAGAATCAAAAAGTCAACCTGATTATAAATCAGATAAAGTTTTTAATATCAAATCAATACTACCTGCTAATCTTCAATATTATTCTTATCAAGGTTCATTAACTACACCTCCTTGTTCTGAAATTGTTAGTTGGCATGTATTGAGTAATAGAATTACAGCATCAGCTGTTCAAATAAATCGTCTTAAAGAAATTATGGGAGATAATTTTCGTCCCGTACATCCTATAAATGATAGAAAAATTAAACTTTCTAAT
- a CDS encoding pyridoxamine 5'-phosphate oxidase family protein, with the protein MGKLNDKITSRVQKFIEAQKVFFVATAPKNGRINLSPKGMDSFRVLSPNRVTWLSVTGSGNETSAHLLVDNRITIMFCAFEGAPNILRLYGTAKEILPKDAEWNELISLFPKLAGTRQIFDVTVETTQNSCGMSIPFYEYKEERNELSNWADEIGQSGIKDYWNKKNKVSIDGLKTKLK; encoded by the coding sequence ATGGGAAAATTAAATGATAAAATTACTTCAAGAGTTCAAAAATTTATAGAAGCACAAAAAGTGTTTTTTGTTGCAACAGCTCCTAAAAACGGGCGTATTAATTTATCTCCTAAAGGAATGGATTCTTTTCGTGTATTAAGCCCAAACCGTGTTACTTGGTTAAGTGTTACAGGTAGTGGAAATGAAACTTCAGCACATTTATTAGTTGATAATAGAATTACCATTATGTTTTGTGCTTTTGAAGGTGCTCCTAATATTTTACGTTTATATGGTACAGCTAAAGAAATATTACCTAAAGATGCTGAATGGAATGAATTAATTAGCTTATTTCCAAAACTAGCAGGAACACGACAAATATTTGATGTAACAGTTGAAACTACACAGAATTCATGTGGTATGTCAATTCCTTTTTATGAATACAAAGAAGAGCGAAATGAATTATCAAATTGGGCTGATGAAATAGGACAAAGCGGTATTAAAGATTATTGGAATAAAAAAAACAAAGTTAGTATTGACGGTTTAAAAACTAAGTTAAAATGA